In Deltaproteobacteria bacterium, the following proteins share a genomic window:
- a CDS encoding cytochrome P450, whose product MELNPFSYEFHEDPHPIYRWLRDHVPLYRSEQLDFWALSRFRDVLPALVDWETYSSAEGVVLERLDPKMLEATPMLISLDPPRHDRLRKLVSRAFTPRRVASLEPFVRATAVRLLEPLVAQGGGDFVKDFSTPLPMEVIFTLLGVPDADRRQLREWTDLALDRDPDTPAIPARALEASLHQMRYLYELLGDLRRRPRDGLVCGLLEAELETDGGTTRLSDGEIVGFCSLLGAAGNETTTKLLANAAVLFARHPGEYRKVLADPARLPGAIEEILRHSSPAQYAARTVMRDVEWYGRTVPRGARILLLIGAANRDEREFRDPDRFDVDRQIPEPLGFGQGVHFCLGASLARLETRVALEEFVRCFPRYTVDDARCRRMHMSNVHGFASVPFVRE is encoded by the coding sequence TCTGGGCCTTGTCACGCTTTCGCGACGTGCTTCCGGCGCTCGTCGACTGGGAGACCTACAGCTCGGCGGAGGGCGTCGTCCTCGAGCGCCTGGACCCCAAGATGCTCGAGGCGACTCCGATGCTGATCTCCCTCGACCCGCCGCGCCACGATCGGCTCCGCAAGCTCGTGAGCCGCGCCTTCACGCCGCGGCGGGTGGCGAGCCTCGAGCCGTTCGTCCGCGCCACCGCCGTCCGCCTGCTCGAGCCACTCGTGGCCCAGGGCGGCGGCGACTTCGTGAAGGACTTCTCGACGCCGCTCCCGATGGAGGTCATCTTCACGCTGCTCGGCGTGCCGGACGCGGACCGCCGGCAGCTGCGCGAGTGGACGGACCTCGCCCTCGACCGCGACCCCGACACGCCCGCGATCCCGGCGCGCGCGCTCGAGGCATCGCTGCACCAGATGCGCTACTTGTACGAGCTCCTCGGCGACCTGCGCCGGCGGCCGAGGGACGGGCTCGTGTGCGGTCTCCTCGAGGCGGAGCTCGAGACCGACGGCGGCACGACGCGGCTCTCCGACGGCGAGATCGTTGGCTTCTGCTCGCTGCTCGGCGCCGCGGGCAACGAGACCACGACGAAGCTTCTCGCCAACGCGGCCGTCCTCTTCGCCCGCCACCCGGGCGAGTACCGGAAGGTCCTCGCCGACCCCGCGCGGCTCCCCGGCGCGATCGAAGAGATCCTGCGCCACAGCTCGCCGGCGCAGTACGCTGCGCGGACCGTCATGCGCGACGTCGAGTGGTACGGGCGGACCGTGCCCCGGGGAGCGCGCATCCTCCTTCTGATCGGCGCTGCCAATCGTGACGAGCGGGAGTTCCGCGACCCCGACCGCTTCGACGTCGACCGGCAGATCCCGGAGCCACTCGGCTTCGGCCAGGGTGTTCACTTCTGCCTCGGCGCCTCGCTCGCGCGTCTCGAGACCCGCGTTGCCCTCGAGGAGTTCGTCAGGTGCTTCCCGCGCTACACGGTCGACGACGCCCGCTGCCGGCGCATGCACATGAGCAACGTGCACGGCTTCGCGAGCGTCCCGTTCGTGCGCGAGTGA
- a CDS encoding ferredoxin has protein sequence MRVIVDPVLCEGNGVCTQVAPEIFDLGDDDKARVLVEHPGEARRAEVETAVRRCPRRAIRLMRD, from the coding sequence ATGCGCGTGATCGTCGATCCGGTGCTGTGTGAGGGCAACGGGGTGTGCACGCAAGTGGCGCCCGAGATCTTCGACCTCGGCGACGACGACAAGGCGCGCGTGCTCGTCGAGCACCCGGGCGAGGCACGGCGCGCCGAGGTCGAGACGGCCGTGCGCCGCTGCCCACGACGGGCGATTCGGCTCATGCGAGACTGA
- a CDS encoding PaaI family thioesterase, protein MNQIVDAIPYARFLGVEVERSDGVLECVLPFRHEIVGNAALPAVHGGVLGAFLELTALLRLLDESGSERVPKPITFSVDYLRSAGPLATRARAEIFKLGRRIANVRVVAWQDDRSRPVVAGNGKFLLS, encoded by the coding sequence ATGAACCAGATCGTCGACGCCATCCCGTACGCGCGCTTCCTCGGCGTCGAGGTGGAACGCAGCGATGGCGTCCTCGAGTGCGTGCTGCCGTTCCGGCACGAGATCGTCGGCAACGCCGCGCTTCCCGCCGTGCACGGTGGCGTTCTCGGCGCCTTCCTCGAGCTGACGGCGCTGCTGCGTCTCCTCGACGAGAGCGGCAGCGAACGCGTGCCGAAGCCGATCACGTTCAGCGTCGACTACCTGCGCTCCGCGGGCCCGCTTGCGACCAGAGCCCGCGCCGAGATCTTCAAGCTCGGGCGCCGCATCGCCAACGTTCGCGTCGTCGCCTGGCAGGACGACCGCAGCCGCCCGGTGGTTGCGGGCAACGGCAAGTTCCTCCTGTCCTGA
- a CDS encoding PaaI family thioesterase, whose product MTMHTPHAAHLGIRVVETGPAFGVCALPFREELIGDPRRRVIFGGAITTLIDHASGLAVACAVEELTAIATIDLRVDYLRAAEPDLELYARSDCYRLTRNVAFVRAVAWERTASDPFASALGTFMLGANRSDSSFERLVRSKQGGGR is encoded by the coding sequence ATGACGATGCACACGCCGCACGCGGCGCATCTCGGCATCCGCGTCGTGGAGACCGGGCCGGCGTTCGGCGTGTGCGCCCTGCCCTTCCGCGAGGAATTGATCGGCGACCCGCGGCGGCGGGTCATCTTCGGCGGGGCGATCACGACGTTGATCGACCACGCTTCCGGACTCGCCGTCGCCTGTGCGGTCGAGGAGCTGACGGCGATCGCCACCATCGACCTCCGGGTCGACTACCTCCGCGCCGCCGAGCCCGACCTCGAGCTGTACGCCCGCTCGGATTGCTATCGGCTGACGCGCAACGTCGCCTTCGTTCGCGCCGTGGCCTGGGAGCGCACCGCCAGCGATCCCTTCGCCAGTGCCCTCGGGACGTTCATGCTCGGTGCCAACCGCAGCGACAGCTCGTTCGAGCGTCTGGTTCGCTCCAAGCAGGGCGGCGGCCGATGA